Sequence from the Thermocoleostomius sinensis A174 genome:
GCTACCGATCGTAGCATTGACAATCATAGCGATTCTACAAGTCTCTTTTTAAGAGAATTACGGTGCTGCCTAATGAATAATGTCGAATTCTGTCCATCACTCTCCTAGTTAGAAGGAGTCAGAAGGAGCAGCTTCAGGAACGATGGAGGGCGGCTCTGATGAAAATGAACCTGGAGCGGTGTCAATGGAAGGCAGATCTTCTGCAAAGGGGGCTGGGGCCGCATAGGGGGCAGGTGGATCTTGCACAAAGGAATCCGTGGGCGGCGCTTCAAAGTTGTAGTCGTAGGTAGGTGCTTCTTGTACAAAGGAATCGGTGGGGGCTGGAGCGACCTCAGGGATGGGAGGAGCCTGGCCAAAACTGCCCGGCGATGGTATTTGAAAAACAGGGGCAGGCGGATCTTGGGCTACAGGTGCTGTTGTGGTGCTATCGCTAATGCCAGAACCAGCCTCGGTTGGGCGCTCGATCGGGCCAAGGGTACCTGCCTCTGGGGTTCCTTCTGGAGTTATAGCGATTCCGGTTTCCGCCGATGAGCTTGAAGATTGAGTGGCTTGTGCTGCTTCCTGAATGCGGCGGATTTGATACAGTGCATCCTCTACCCGATCGGCTCGTCCCTGCTGGGAAAACAGGTCGGCAGACTGCTGCAAATCAGCGATTGCGGCGTCAATGTTTCCCAAAACGGCTTGCCGGATACCGCGTCCGTAAAAAGCAGCAGCAAAACTAGGATCGATTTCTGTGGCTTTGGTGTAAGCCTCGATCGCTCCTTGATGATTGCCCTGAGTTGTCAGCACATTACCCAAATTGTGATATGCGACCGCATCATTAGGATCGCGTTGAATTGCCTGTTGATAGTCATTCAGGGCTGACTCGTAATTGCCGAGCCGTTCCCACACCAGCCCTCGGTTGTTGTAGCCATAGGAATCATTGGGATTCAGTTGCAATGCCCGAGTACAGGCGTCGATCGCTGCGTCGTATTGTCCTAAATTGCTGAGATTGTTGCACAAGCTAACAAACGCCGTGTAGTTATTGGGATTCAGTTCGGTGGCTTTGGTGCAGTCTTCCACCGCTTTTTGGTGTTCGCTCATCTGTCCCTGTGCTTGACAGCGGGCAATGTAGGCTTCGACGTACTCTGGATCAAGTTCGATCGCCTTGGTGACATCTTCAATGGCGCCACGCCGATCGGCCAAGCGAAATCGAGCGGCTCCACGATGGTAATAGGCATCCGCATTCGTGGGATTCAGTTGAATTTCTCGCGAACTTAAAACTACCGCTTGGGTGTAATAAGTATTGGCTTCTTCCCGGTTGCGTTGCTCGGTGTAAAAGTTACCCCAATTGAGGTGAGCGATCGCATTATCTGGATCAAGATCAAGTGCCCGTTGGCAGTCGGCTTCGGCGCGATCGTTATCTTCCAAGCGCAGATGCATTCCACACCGACGCGCATAGGCATCTGCATAGGCTGGATTAATCCGAATTGCAAGGTTATAGCGATCCAGAGCGGCTTTGATGTCACCAAACCTGGCTTTTTGTCGTCCTTGATCGTGAAAATAAGTTGCGACTCGATTTTTTTGACTATAGCCAATGCCTGCAAAACTGCCGAGGGTCACTAGGGCAATCGCCGTTGCGGCTAGAAACCGTTTCAGTCCAGACGGCACAGACGACCTAGCTGGAACCGTCCCCGCTGTTCCAGAGTTAGCGCTCGCATTCGAGGCAACAGCATTGACTTCACTCGATGTAGACGTTGCCTGCTCAGTCCTGGTTGCAGGCGATGCGGTAGCCAAAATGGTTGGAACCGCTGGGGGCATCGCCTGAATTTCTGGTAACACCGTTGTGGCTAGTCTATTCGGGACAAGTTCATCTAAATGAGTCAGATCGGCAAGAACCAAGGCAGCTGTGGCATATCGCTGTCGGTAATCCAGCCGTACCATGTTATCGATGACAGTGGCTAACGCTGGACTGACCGATCGTCGATGGCGCCATCTGACTTCACCGGGTGGATGGCTACTGGAATCTTTAAGCAACGAGATTTCATCGGCGGCCAAACCTAACAGGGCTTGAATGGCAATCATTCCCAGCGCATAAATATCGCTGTTGAACTGGGGTTGCCCGTTGAACTGCTCGATTGCCATATATCCAGGCGTGCCAATGGCGATCGTGGGGGTATGTTGCCCCAGCGCAATTTGCGTTCCCAGTTCTTTGACGGCTCCAAAGTCTATTAGCACCAGCTTATCGTCAGGTTGGCGACGCATCAGGTTGGCAGGCTTAATGTCGCGGTGAATGACGCCTTGTCCATGCACGAACACCAAAATTTCCAAGGCTTCTTTGAGAAACCGCACCACCTGATCTTCAGACCAGGGCACACCCGGAATCATTTCCTGCGTGAGCGGATGCCCCGGAATAAATTGTTCCACTAGAAAAAATTCTTGCCCTTCTTCGATATCAGCCAGCAATGTCGGAATCTGGTCATGATGTCCCAATTTTTCGAGAATTTCTGCTTCTTTTTTGAACAAGCGGCGAGCATGTTGCAAAGCTTGCGGGTTGCTGTGAGAGTAGCGCAGTTGCTTGATGACACAATAGGGATGCCCCGGACGCTTAGTATCCTTTGACAAAAACGTTTGCCCAAACGCCCCTCCGCCTAAGATTTTAATGACCTCATAGCGTCCGTCTACGATCACACCATTCATACGGCCACCTCAGCCCTTTTCAGTCAATACAACCTGCAAATTGGGTACACACAAGCCAACACAACGATCGTTTCAATATTGATTATGAGGAGAAATTTCACGCTATGCTTTGCAAATTCACTCCCACGTGTATTGACTTCCGACTGTTTTTCCAATATTCCGGATCGATTCAATAGACGGTAACACGTGCCAAGCCGTAACTAATGCAGCGGTGTTCCCGACTCGACTACCCGATCGCCAGGACTGACCTGAAATAAACAGCTACCTGCGAAAAACCCTAATATCAAACCAGAAGCGTGACCCACCAGGCTGACTTGGGGCGTAAACACATCAAAAACGACTTGCAGCACTACAATTAGCAAAACTAGCCGCAGCCGCCTTGCTGCAATTCTAGCTTTTTCCTGCCGCCAGCCTTTTAACAGGATGGCAGCCATGACGCCTAGTAGACCCATAATGGCTCCAGAGGCCCCGACGGCAAGCAGATCGGAAACCTGCGTCAGCATGGCCAAGGCAGCGATCGCTAACATAGAACCGATGCCACTAAAGAAATAGACCAGCAAAAACTTGAAATGGCCTAGGGTTGCCTCCACGAACCCACCGATTGCCAACAGCGCTATCATGTTTGCCAGCAAATGCACTGCACCATAGTGCAGAAACAGCGCACTGATCAGCCGCCACCAGTCGCTTGGCAAATTTTCGGGAACCAATGCCCCCATCCGATATAAGGTGGCCAGGTTTTCGCTACCGCCCCACCACATTTCTAATGCAAAGATCAAGCTATTCAACCCAATCAACCCATAAGTAACATACGGTTTGCTGCTTGTGCCATTGGCTCGGCCGCCATAGCGCGCTTCCTGTCGAATAGTTTGGGTAAGCTGAGTCAAGGTGTCTCGCGATTCGGCTGTGAGTTGCTGCAATGGGATCAGGGAATGCGACAGTCGCCAGGTGATGGCGTTGTACATAGATGGATCGCAGTGCTGTTGTAAAGTCAGCAAGGCCTCGCGGGACGATCGCTCATACCCTGCGGCCCAATCGGCTGTAGCCAGCCAAAACTGCCGCATCTCTGGGGAATAAATTTTTAAAGGCCCAGTTAGCAACTGCTGCACTAGTTGGGATTGCCCGCAAAAAGCCAGAACTAATAGCCGAGCCACATTGAGAGTAATCGCGTCGCTGCTTTTCTCAAACTGCTGTTCAAAAAGAGCCAGCGATCGTACCAATTCATTCACCTCTCCGGTTTCCCCCAGCGCCCGCAGGTAATGAAGAGCGATCGTCGAGTCGCGAAAAATTTTCTCCTCTGACCAGTTACAACGAATCCAGGTCAGCAGTTCGTCCCACTGTGCCCCCATCCGATAGAGAAACGCCGTTGCAATTCGCCCTGTAGAATTGGTGACCCTGCTATGGCGTTGAAACACCTGTTTAGCGGCTTCCAATTGATCTTGCTGCGCCAGTTCCAGCCCCAACAGCACATCTGGATACTCTAGCCAGCCATCAGCCGGATG
This genomic interval carries:
- a CDS encoding serine/threonine-protein kinase → MNGVIVDGRYEVIKILGGGAFGQTFLSKDTKRPGHPYCVIKQLRYSHSNPQALQHARRLFKKEAEILEKLGHHDQIPTLLADIEEGQEFFLVEQFIPGHPLTQEMIPGVPWSEDQVVRFLKEALEILVFVHGQGVIHRDIKPANLMRRQPDDKLVLIDFGAVKELGTQIALGQHTPTIAIGTPGYMAIEQFNGQPQFNSDIYALGMIAIQALLGLAADEISLLKDSSSHPPGEVRWRHRRSVSPALATVIDNMVRLDYRQRYATAALVLADLTHLDELVPNRLATTVLPEIQAMPPAVPTILATASPATRTEQATSTSSEVNAVASNASANSGTAGTVPARSSVPSGLKRFLAATAIALVTLGSFAGIGYSQKNRVATYFHDQGRQKARFGDIKAALDRYNLAIRINPAYADAYARRCGMHLRLEDNDRAEADCQRALDLDPDNAIAHLNWGNFYTEQRNREEANTYYTQAVVLSSREIQLNPTNADAYYHRGAARFRLADRRGAIEDVTKAIELDPEYVEAYIARCQAQGQMSEHQKAVEDCTKATELNPNNYTAFVSLCNNLSNLGQYDAAIDACTRALQLNPNDSYGYNNRGLVWERLGNYESALNDYQQAIQRDPNDAVAYHNLGNVLTTQGNHQGAIEAYTKATEIDPSFAAAFYGRGIRQAVLGNIDAAIADLQQSADLFSQQGRADRVEDALYQIRRIQEAAQATQSSSSSAETGIAITPEGTPEAGTLGPIERPTEAGSGISDSTTTAPVAQDPPAPVFQIPSPGSFGQAPPIPEVAPAPTDSFVQEAPTYDYNFEAPPTDSFVQDPPAPYAAPAPFAEDLPSIDTAPGSFSSEPPSIVPEAAPSDSF
- a CDS encoding rhomboid family intramembrane serine protease, which produces MSFNILLLQIVFFSCLFSLLRSPRLPRGWLIVSSVILIILVVAYVVVPDRAGWISGGFWALFVATPLIGFARVNRLFYQERYRQARKLASRLRWLHPADGWLEYPDVLLGLELAQQDQLEAAKQVFQRHSRVTNSTGRIATAFLYRMGAQWDELLTWIRCNWSEEKIFRDSTIALHYLRALGETGEVNELVRSLALFEQQFEKSSDAITLNVARLLVLAFCGQSQLVQQLLTGPLKIYSPEMRQFWLATADWAAGYERSSREALLTLQQHCDPSMYNAITWRLSHSLIPLQQLTAESRDTLTQLTQTIRQEARYGGRANGTSSKPYVTYGLIGLNSLIFALEMWWGGSENLATLYRMGALVPENLPSDWWRLISALFLHYGAVHLLANMIALLAIGGFVEATLGHFKFLLVYFFSGIGSMLAIAALAMLTQVSDLLAVGASGAIMGLLGVMAAILLKGWRQEKARIAARRLRLVLLIVVLQVVFDVFTPQVSLVGHASGLILGFFAGSCLFQVSPGDRVVESGTPLH